tttgtataaaaatatgattatagcatgatatttatattttcatatattatcACAGTTCAGTTCACAATTTCTGTATAAACTGTGCATGTGTCATGGCTGGTTTTGGGTTttgttcatgtcttttattttgtttagttcttAGTCATGAGGcttgttcgacttcatgcagcACCGCAAAGATCGGGTGCCGCCTGACaaaagcaatgcattctggTTAGAAAATTTGTCCGACTTAAAATCACATGTGCCATCAAAATACCGCGAGAGCAAAACGAGACCAGCCGCCTCGGTCAGGCGCTGCAGTTGCTCAAAATTGACTGCGAGAGCCTTGATGACGACACACTTTATTCTCATTGGTCAGATTCTGTGATGAAAAGGACAATGTGTGTTGCATGTTTATTCTTCCTAAGTTCCTGTATTTAACCAGTCTTGATACTGAATATCTGAtattcaaacaaaacacacaaaacattaacaaaaattaaagatTAGGCTATCTAGTAAATATATGTTCTTATTGTGTAAGAGTAAAAGTTTGGAAGAGAACATTCTGGTTAACCTGTTGCTTATATTTGGAAAACTTTATATAGCTCCGTAAAACAAagttatacaaataataaacctaatgttgtattatttaaaagtgAACTAACACACTATTTTGAGACTCTTAAAGATATGAGGAATAAAAAACATAAAGCACGAAGTGTCTGAACTGATGGCTGTCTCTTTATTTCTCCCCAACCTGCAACGAGCAGATCTCGCCAGCCGGTGGCAGGCTAGTGTAGTTCATCTCCAACAAGCCTACTGTATCTTATCTAGCTTTGTTCATGTAACCATTGTTTAGTGAGTTGTCCATGTCTGTGTTCTTGTTTTGCCAAGTCTAGTCTTTGTGTATTGTTTGCTCACTTTTGGATTAAATCAAGCAGCACTTGGGTTCTTTCAACTCTCACCTTCAGTGGACAATCATTACAATATGAAAAGAACATGAAGTGCTATTTAAAGTGTATTTGATCATGATAAATGTACAGTtcatttattacagtaatttAAAGGATGAACTTTAATTTATCTGTGTTTTAGTTCAGTTCATCAGAAAAGATCAGAAGcagagtccagctgtgtgtctgtgaagagtgaCGCGTCTATGGATCGACCAATAAGGTTTAACAGTGGTCTCAGGTATAACATTTgtataaaaacatgattatagCATGACATTTATATTATcatgtattttattgcatttcagtTCACAATTTTTGTATAAGCACAGTGTATGAAAGATTATAAAGTGCTATTTAAAGTGAATTTGATAAGGATAAATGTGTAGTTGAGTTGTCACAGTAATTTAAAGGATGAACTTTAATCTCTCTCTGTTTTAGTTCAGTTCATCAGAAGAGATTATATCcagagtccagctgtgtgtctgtgaagagtgaCGCATCTATGGATCGACCGATAAGGTTTAGCAGTGGTCTCAGGTATAacatttgtataaaaatatgattatagTATGACTGTCGGAGTAGGTGGCTGCAGCAAGCGCACAATGCAGGACATTCGGAGAAACAAACAGTTTAATTACAACAAGACTCTAAACATGCAGCGGAAACCAAAGTAGTAACAACCACATTACTATCAACGACACCGAACAACAAACAGACAGAACTCAGGGTTTAAATACACAAGGGTAAATGAAGAAACTGAATGAACAACAGGTGAACTTAATTAGGGACTAACAGACACACTAGAAAACTGATGTTGTGTTCAAAATTTCATACTGTCATAATACTCCTACTATTTCTGCTGTATCCAGTATGTTCTGTATACTGTGTATAGTATGCAAACTTTCTGTACACATGAAATACCCAGATGACATATTAAGACAGAATCTGCAAAGAATAATGCaaagatattaaataataataataatattgcagtaataatatataaataatatataatattattaataattttcttcTTTTCCCATCAGAtcataaaggcatttatttccAATAAAAATAGAGGAAATAATTGAATGGTGAAAATAAAAtggttcattaaaaataaagtgtttataAAGTATGGTTAGCGGTAGGTGTAGGAAGGGCTTTTTTCCAGGCAGCAtccattaataattttaataaatgtgatCATTTACACTGAATATGTTAtggcatactgttttataatgtactacactaataaataaatgccacagctactatttatatttagcctattgctaaaaaaaaaaaatactgctattgtAGTGTAAACAGAATTGATCATTTGCACATAGTGTAACTAGAATATATCACTTTTTCCACTTTTTATGCCTTTGTAAAATCTGTTAGCACCTTTATTTGTAAGGTTACAGCCTTGACAGCTGTGCTAAATTAATGTTCACTGtttgtcatgtgacaacactgtaGCATACTACTCTAAAATTTTATTTGTTgcttattgtatactgtttcacACACTATTCTTAAAAAACGTAGTAGGCAGTATGTACTGTGTACTGGACAGTAAAAAGTAAGTTAGTGTGGCATTCTGAACACAGCATGTGTCAACATACAATAACAGCGAACAGAAACTCAACTGTGACAGTGACTTTTAATATTGTCAGATATTGTCACGGTTCAGTTCACAATTTTTGTATAAACACAGTGTATGAAATGGGTATAAGTGCTATTTAAAGTGATTTTAATCATGATAAATGTATAGTTGATTTGTTACATACAGTAATTTAAAGGATGAAATTAAATCTCTGTTTTAGCTCAGTtcatcagaagagatcagaaccagagtccagctgtgtgtctgtgaagagtCACACGTCTACGGTTAGGCGACGACATTTCAAGACTAGAGATACACGGCCTGGTCTCAGATATTCAGATATGATCTGAACATATGATACAGAATACATAAAACATTGTGCTTATTAACTTTTTTATCTTACAGCCATGATGTCTTCAGCACTTTTAGATCAAATCTGAAGAGGAAGTTTGATCGTCTGTATGAGGGAACAGCGACGCAGGGAAACCCAACACTCCTGAATGAGATCTACACAGAGCTCTACATCACAGAGAGTGAGAGGGGAGAGATCAGTAATGAGCATGAGGTGAGACAGATTGAGACACAATCCAGGAGAACAGCAACAGAGGACACGGCCATCAAATGCAGTGATATCTTTAGACCTTTACCTAGACAAGACAAAGCCATCAGAACTGTGCTGACAAAGGGAGTTGCTGGCattggaaaaacagtctctgtgcagaagttcatcCTGGACTGGGCTGAAGGGAACGAGAATCAGGACGTCCAGCTCATATTTCCACTGCCTTTCAGAGAAATCAATCTGATGAAGGACAAAACACTCAGTCTTTCAGATCTTCTTCATGTGTTTTTCCCTGAAACTAAAGAAATGGAAATATCcagtgatgaatataaagtgttgttcatctttgatggtctggatgagtGTCGTCTGTCTCTGAACTTTAAGAGTAAAGTGAAACTGTGTAATATATCTGAATCAGCCTCAGTGGACGTGCTGCTGATGAACCTGATTGTGGGGAatctgcttccctctgctctcatctggatcacctccagaccagcagcagctgATCTCGTCCCCTCTGAGTGTATCCATCGAGTGACAGAGGTACGAGGCTTCAATGAGCCACAGAAGCAGGAATActtcaggaagagaatcagtgaTCAGAGTCTGGCCGAAAGGATCATCTCACACCTGAAGTCATCCAGGAGCCTctacatcatgtgccacatcccagtcttctgctggatctcagccGCTGTTCTGGAGAAGATGTTGAGTCGAGCAGAGACTGGAGAGATTCCCAAGACTCTCACTcaaatgtacacacacttcctgaTCCTTCAGACCAACATCAAACGTGAGAAGGACTTTGAGAAGAACATGACAGATGAAGACATGATCCTCAAACTGGGGAAGCTGGCTTTCCAGCAGCTTGTGAAAGGAAACCTGATCTTCTATGAGGAAGACCTGAGAGAGTGTGGCATTGATGTGACAGAAGCATCAGTGTACTCAGGATTGTGCACTCAGATCTTCAGAGAGGAGTTGGGCTTGTATCAGGGGAAAGTCTTCTGCTTTGTTCATCTGAGCATTCAGGAACATCTAGCAGCTCTATATGAGCACACGTCCTTTATAATCAAGAACATTATTGATCAAACCAAAGAAAGTCTTTTCTCTGTCTCCAACTGGATGTGGTTAATATCTAAGCTGCATCAGAGAGCTGTTGATGAAGCTTTACAGAGTAAGAATGGGCATCTGGATCTTTTCCTGCGTTTTCTTCTGGGTCTGTCACTGGAGTCCAATCAGACTCTCTTACGAAAACtactgacacagacaggaagctGCTCCTACAACAAAGAGGAAACAGTTCAGTACATCAAACAGAAGATCATGGAGAATCACTCTCCAGAGAgatccatcaatctgttccactgtctgaatgaactgGGTGATCATTCACTGATGCAGGAGATCCAACGTTATCTGAGAtctggaaaaataagaaaagccAAACTCTCGTCTTCACAGTGGTCAGCTTTGGTTTATGTGTTGCTGACATCAGAGCAGAAGATGGATGTGTTTGATCTGAAACAGTTTATTGGAGCACGACATACTGCAGATGAGGTTCTTCAGAATCTGTTACCTGTGGTTAAAGAATCCAGATCAGTTCGGTAAGTGACACTGAAAACAATCACTCCACTTTCAAAACATGATCATATTTATGATTTTAGCATGTGCTTTCTTACCAAAGAAACAAAATGGGGAAAATCTCACAGAATCACATTTCTGTCAGTGAGCAGGAGAGGTGTGAGACACATGTACTAAACCAGCTGAGGagcttttttgtgtttgtgtgagagcTGATGATTGTAGAGCTCAGTGtggaagatgaagatgaaagaTTGAATATGATGGGTGTCAAAACTGACAGCAGATAGATTTGGACTGCTTGTCCTCTAAttatgtttatatgtatgttttaCTGTCTGTATGAATGACATTTGCATTTTGCAAAATTTCCACATTTCGTTTCTTTAGTTGCAGCTGGTGTCGGTTCATCATTCACATTCTTTAATCTGAACAGGCTGGGTTATTGTGGTGTCACAGATGATTTATTGCTCAGTGGTTGCTCTTCAGGAGACTTAGATGAGATTCTCATATATCTCTCATTTTAGTATCAACAGCattttcagatgtttctcctagaaataaaagtagacacaaataagacatgagaaatatttgagaaaaaaagagtCAAAACTGAGAATGTAGTGGATGAAACATAGAATATCTCTATATTGTCTTGTTGCAATCTCTATCAAGATTCCATTATAGGAAAATGTTATTGCTCAGTGATTGCTCTAACCTCAGGAGACTTACAGTGCCTATAGaaagtttttcacattttgttatgttgcgttattatgttaaactgctttaaccCTTAAATGCATACCTCGGGCCTTTAGCGACCTGGGACATCATTCTCTACCCTCTCCctccttcattttttaaagttagacaTCAGCTTTCTTAGTATTCCTCAATCTattcattataaacaat
The sequence above is drawn from the Onychostoma macrolepis isolate SWU-2019 chromosome 04, ASM1243209v1, whole genome shotgun sequence genome and encodes:
- the LOC131538364 gene encoding protein NLRC3-like codes for the protein MAKAQTSGDFFPGCSSVHQKRSEAESSCVSVKSDWSMDRPIRFSSGDLRTGLSSVHQKRSEAESSCVSVKSDASMDRPIRFNSGLSSVHQKRLYPESSCVSVKSDASMDRPIRFSSGLSHDVFSTFRSNLKRKFDRLYEGTATQGNPTLLNEIYTELYITESERGEISNEHEVRQIETQSRRTATEDTAIKCSDIFRPLPRQDKAIRTVLTKGVAGIGKTVSVQKFILDWAEGNENQDVQLIFPLPFREINLMKDKTLSLSDLLHVFFPETKEMEISSDEYKVLFIFDGLDECRLSLNFKSKVKLCNISESASVDVLLMNLIVGNLLPSALIWITSRPAAADLVPSECIHRVTEVRGFNEPQKQEYFRKRISDQSLAERIISHLKSSRSLYIMCHIPVFCWISAAVLEKMLSRAETGEIPKTLTQMYTHFLILQTNIKREKDFEKNMTDEDMILKLGKLAFQQLVKGNLIFYEEDLRECGIDVTEASVYSGLCTQIFREELGLYQGKVFCFVHLSIQEHLAALYEHTSFIIKNIIDQTKESLFSVSNWMWLISKLHQRAVDEALQSKNGHLDLFLRFLLGLSLESNQTLLRKLLTQTGSCSYNKEETVQYIKQKIMENHSPERSINLFHCLNELGDHSLMQEIQRYLRSGKIRKAKLSSSQWSALVYVLLTSEQKMDVFDLKQFIGARHTADEVLQNLLPVVKESRSVRVDHGGEIRITAGLKK